A stretch of the uncultured Desulfobacter sp. genome encodes the following:
- a CDS encoding FAD binding domain-containing protein, protein MKKCCRFILNHKEMELSLSPGRSVLDLLRKELGLYGTKEGCREGECGACTVILGRIPQIAYRPMPSCLMSAGQLNNTHLVTIEGLQGERPNRLQQAFIDQGATQCGFCTPGFILSLTGYLLGGRTVNLQDAVDALDGNLCRCTGYGSIRRALAATIEPLLGKVPSLRQLIELDLIPAYFAGIPNRLEKLRQKSLTDSPDLTFEPFDGHRLLIAGGTDLYVQRGDALHQSEPWFLIPESESIRVKNGMIEIPATATMEQLRQEPHLIDQFPGWREKFRVMASHILRNRATLGGNIVNASPIADCAVLLLALDAQIQLVSSKGSRRRFPLRQFFLGYKKLDLNSDERVEFLLLTKQDKAGLWNYSKVSKRERLDIASCNSAAIFKVDNDSFVSVGLALGGVAPIPFAARRTMAWLKGKPVSMETFLGAMDVLQKEIFPIDDVRGSADYKKRLACALMADHYLHCFSNVCSYDDFVKAGVL, encoded by the coding sequence ATGAAAAAATGCTGCCGCTTTATTTTAAATCATAAGGAGATGGAACTTTCCCTTTCTCCGGGCCGGTCGGTCCTGGACCTTCTGCGAAAAGAACTGGGATTGTACGGCACCAAAGAGGGCTGCCGGGAAGGGGAGTGCGGCGCCTGTACGGTGATACTCGGCCGAATTCCACAGATTGCCTACCGGCCTATGCCGTCCTGTCTGATGTCGGCAGGGCAGCTCAACAACACCCATCTTGTGACCATTGAGGGTCTTCAGGGCGAACGGCCCAATCGGCTCCAGCAAGCCTTTATCGATCAGGGTGCGACCCAGTGCGGATTTTGTACCCCTGGATTCATTTTGTCCCTCACCGGTTATCTTTTGGGCGGCAGGACCGTTAACCTCCAGGACGCCGTAGATGCTCTGGACGGTAATCTGTGCCGATGCACCGGCTACGGATCCATTCGACGGGCCTTGGCGGCGACTATTGAACCGTTGCTGGGTAAGGTGCCGTCGCTGCGGCAGCTAATTGAACTTGACCTGATCCCTGCCTATTTTGCCGGCATCCCCAATAGACTTGAGAAACTGAGGCAAAAGTCCCTGACAGATTCCCCAGACTTGACCTTTGAACCGTTTGACGGCCATCGGCTCCTTATTGCCGGGGGCACCGATCTATATGTGCAGCGTGGAGACGCCCTGCATCAGTCAGAACCCTGGTTCCTCATACCCGAATCCGAGTCGATCCGGGTAAAGAATGGGATGATAGAAATCCCGGCAACAGCCACCATGGAACAGCTGCGGCAAGAACCCCACTTAATTGATCAATTCCCCGGGTGGCGTGAAAAGTTTCGGGTTATGGCCTCCCATATTTTGCGGAATCGGGCCACCCTGGGGGGGAATATCGTCAATGCCTCTCCCATTGCGGATTGTGCCGTTCTTCTACTCGCCTTGGATGCCCAAATTCAATTGGTTTCGTCCAAAGGCTCCCGACGTAGATTTCCCCTAAGGCAGTTTTTCCTGGGATATAAAAAGCTGGATTTAAACAGCGATGAGCGTGTGGAATTTCTTTTGTTAACAAAACAGGATAAAGCCGGATTATGGAATTACAGCAAGGTGAGTAAGCGGGAGCGATTAGATATCGCCAGCTGTAATTCTGCGGCGATTTTTAAGGTTGATAACGATTCATTTGTTTCTGTGGGTTTAGCCCTGGGCGGCGTGGCGCCTATCCCGTTTGCAGCTCGCCGGACCATGGCATGGCTTAAAGGCAAACCCGTGTCCATGGAAACATTCCTGGGCGCCATGGACGTTTTGCAAAAAGAGATTTTTCCCATAGACGATGTCCGGGGAAGTGCCGATTATAAAAAGCGCTTGGCTTGCGCCCTCATGGCGGATCATTACCTGCACTGTTTCTCCAACGTCTGTTCCTACGATGATTTTGTCAAGGCAGGGGTGCTATGA
- a CDS encoding molybdopterin cofactor-binding domain-containing protein, with translation MINPDNTYHVMGLTRYVDDRGFSARGLHCVVFFSPIAKGKIRDLDTSVARKVPGVAFILTAKDIPGENQIGGVIQDEVLLAEEEVCFVGMPVAAVYAWTEAVAREAVGLIKIDIDEGLPVLDPREAFSRNELIAPVRTFSLGDADAAIASAAYVAKGRAESGAQEHFYLEGQACVATPSEEGNIHLSSATQAPASVQRSVAKVCGLAMNRIEVDVRRLGGAFGGKEAQASTWACFAALGAQRSGVPCRMVLRRSDDMIATGKRHPYTSDFTLALDRDGKFLAFKVMFYQNAGAAADLSTSVLERTLFHATASYYVPAVHATAASCRTNITPNTAFRGFGAPQAMFVFEAAIREASRISGIGVEKLQRKNLLKTGNTFVYGMAAENARAQHCWDKAYAYYDLPKRMAAIDEVRRKEKDCGQVSRYGRGYALMPVCFGISFATAFFLNQARAHIHVYTDGSVGVSTGAVEMGQGVNHKIREIVAAGLGIAPGQVRLESTNTTRVSNTSPTAASSGTDLNGAAALMACEMIKARLFKFMADVHQCPSKDFSIGKGRLYRKGKACGVSWEDLVIQAYGSRVQLSAEAHYSTPDLHFDLSVEKGRPFAYHTYGTAYFEAEVDRLLGTYRIEKAYVVHDLGRSINPLIDLGQVEGGMVQGIGWMTMEEMRYTDTGRPLTATAGTYKMPDISFVPLDVQVNFLEDDYNDKAVKGSKAVGEPPFMYGIGAFFAIKMAAGCENASYCAPMTPERLFGELRKRA, from the coding sequence ATGATCAATCCTGATAACACCTATCATGTGATGGGGCTTACCCGTTATGTGGATGACAGGGGTTTTTCCGCCCGGGGATTGCATTGTGTTGTCTTCTTTTCTCCCATAGCCAAAGGAAAAATTCGGGACTTGGATACCTCCGTGGCCCGAAAGGTTCCAGGCGTGGCGTTTATCCTCACCGCAAAGGATATTCCCGGTGAAAATCAGATTGGTGGTGTAATTCAGGACGAAGTGCTCTTGGCAGAGGAGGAAGTGTGTTTTGTGGGTATGCCGGTGGCCGCCGTTTATGCCTGGACCGAGGCGGTTGCCCGGGAAGCGGTGGGACTCATTAAAATTGATATTGATGAAGGTCTTCCTGTTCTGGATCCCCGAGAGGCCTTCAGCCGGAATGAATTGATTGCCCCGGTACGGACCTTTAGCCTGGGCGATGCGGACGCCGCCATCGCGTCGGCAGCCTATGTGGCCAAGGGCCGGGCTGAATCTGGTGCCCAGGAGCATTTTTACCTGGAGGGCCAGGCTTGCGTTGCAACGCCATCGGAAGAGGGAAATATCCATCTCTCTTCGGCGACCCAGGCACCTGCCTCGGTGCAGCGATCTGTGGCCAAGGTTTGCGGCTTGGCCATGAACAGGATTGAGGTGGATGTTCGGCGACTGGGCGGTGCCTTTGGGGGCAAGGAGGCCCAAGCCAGTACCTGGGCCTGTTTTGCCGCCCTGGGTGCACAAAGATCGGGTGTGCCCTGCCGTATGGTTTTAAGGCGTTCAGACGATATGATCGCCACGGGAAAGCGGCATCCATACACCTCGGATTTCACCCTTGCCCTGGATAGAGACGGAAAGTTTCTGGCATTTAAGGTGATGTTTTATCAAAATGCGGGCGCTGCGGCTGATTTGTCTACCTCTGTTTTAGAAAGAACCCTGTTCCACGCCACCGCATCCTATTACGTACCTGCCGTGCATGCCACGGCAGCTTCCTGCCGGACCAACATAACCCCGAACACCGCCTTCCGGGGATTCGGTGCCCCCCAGGCCATGTTTGTATTTGAAGCAGCCATCCGGGAGGCCTCCCGAATCAGCGGGATCGGCGTAGAAAAACTGCAGCGGAAAAATCTGCTTAAAACGGGGAATACTTTTGTCTATGGTATGGCAGCGGAGAATGCCCGGGCCCAACACTGTTGGGACAAGGCTTATGCCTATTATGACTTGCCAAAACGGATGGCTGCCATTGACGAGGTCCGAAGGAAAGAGAAGGATTGCGGTCAAGTCTCACGCTACGGCAGAGGTTATGCCTTGATGCCCGTATGTTTCGGCATAAGCTTTGCCACTGCATTTTTTTTGAACCAGGCACGGGCGCATATTCATGTTTACACGGACGGTAGCGTGGGCGTCAGTACAGGTGCTGTGGAAATGGGGCAGGGGGTGAATCATAAAATCCGTGAAATAGTCGCAGCCGGCCTGGGGATCGCTCCCGGGCAGGTTAGGCTCGAATCTACCAATACCACCCGTGTTTCCAACACCAGCCCCACTGCCGCCAGCAGCGGAACCGACCTGAATGGCGCGGCTGCCCTGATGGCCTGTGAGATGATAAAAGCGCGTCTCTTTAAATTTATGGCCGATGTACATCAATGTCCATCAAAGGATTTTTCAATTGGAAAAGGTCGCCTGTACAGAAAAGGTAAAGCCTGCGGGGTCAGTTGGGAGGATCTGGTCATCCAAGCCTATGGTTCACGAGTTCAGTTAAGCGCCGAAGCCCACTATTCAACGCCGGATCTTCACTTTGACCTCTCTGTCGAGAAAGGCCGTCCCTTTGCCTATCATACCTACGGAACAGCCTATTTTGAGGCTGAAGTGGACCGCTTACTGGGCACCTACAGGATAGAAAAGGCCTACGTTGTGCATGACCTTGGGCGATCCATAAATCCCCTCATTGATCTTGGCCAGGTTGAGGGCGGCATGGTCCAGGGCATTGGATGGATGACAATGGAAGAGATGCGTTACACAGATACGGGCAGACCCCTGACGGCCACTGCAGGAACCTATAAAATGCCTGATATCTCTTTTGTGCCTTTGGACGTGCAGGTAAACTTTTTGGAAGATGACTATAATGACAAAGCCGTTAAGGGGTCCAAGGCCGTGGGAGAACCGCCCTTCATGTACGGCATCGGTGCCTTTTTTGCCATAAAAATGGCCGCCGGGTGTGAGAACGCCTCCTATTGTGCCCCCATGACGCCCGAGCGTTTGTTTGGGGAATTGAGAAAAAGGGCATAG
- a CDS encoding M23 family metallopeptidase, translated as MRILSCTAVLFTFLIITAVSSAETTVNATEPMVLANPEQVGIGQPFLVRLTSNQAFDRILIHWMDQQFVPSVSQWNGHFVAIAMLGTDVLTIKPGRQKLLVRAWVGGKETVLNRPVKILGRTYPRQELSLPSKMVTPPSVELERIKAERTRTQHAKNTWSDQRLWRLPFHRPVAGKFTSVYGLQRVLNGKPKDPHRGVDFRAPVGTAVEAVAEGRVILAESHYYAGNSIYIDHGNGVISLYFHLSDFNVSSGDIVKRGQIIGRSGCTGRATGPHLHLSISVQGQLVDPEPLFEKTSDQLLR; from the coding sequence TTGCGTATTCTATCCTGCACTGCTGTGTTATTCACATTCCTCATCATAACTGCCGTCAGTTCGGCGGAAACCACTGTTAACGCCACAGAGCCTATGGTCCTTGCCAATCCGGAACAGGTGGGCATAGGACAGCCTTTTCTTGTTCGATTAACGTCAAATCAAGCCTTTGACAGGATTCTTATCCATTGGATGGATCAACAGTTTGTGCCGTCAGTCTCCCAGTGGAACGGACATTTTGTAGCGATTGCCATGTTGGGTACGGATGTTCTGACCATCAAACCGGGCCGGCAAAAACTTCTTGTCCGGGCCTGGGTTGGGGGCAAGGAGACTGTCCTTAATCGGCCGGTAAAAATTCTTGGTCGGACATATCCCCGCCAGGAGCTGAGCCTGCCGTCAAAGATGGTGACGCCGCCCTCTGTTGAACTTGAGCGGATAAAAGCGGAAAGAACTCGCACCCAGCATGCTAAAAATACCTGGTCAGACCAGCGGCTGTGGCGACTGCCCTTTCACCGGCCGGTGGCGGGAAAATTCACTAGTGTTTATGGCCTGCAACGTGTGCTGAACGGTAAGCCCAAGGATCCCCACCGGGGCGTGGACTTCAGAGCACCTGTGGGAACTGCCGTGGAAGCGGTGGCAGAAGGCAGGGTCATTTTGGCTGAATCTCACTATTATGCAGGCAACTCCATCTATATAGACCATGGCAATGGTGTCATTTCCCTGTACTTTCACTTGAGTGATTTCAACGTTTCATCAGGGGATATTGTAAAAAGGGGACAGATTATCGGTCGATCCGGTTGTACGGGCCGGGCCACGGGGCCTCACCTGCATCTGTCCATATCTGTACAGGGCCAATTGGTGGATCCGGAGCCGTTGTTTGAAAAGACAAGTGATCAATTGCTTCGGTGA
- a CDS encoding transposase, translating to MQVNIKTLIDDTQCYDTVRELRWPEGRQWPFCGSKRVIKRGFDKKEPARQRYECKKCSKRFDDLTGTIFAGHHQPLKVRILCLYFMGLNLSNKQIAKELDLDRTDVQKMTTQLREGVVKKATRNP from the coding sequence ATGCAGGTAAACATAAAGACTCTGATTGATGATACACAATGTTATGACACTGTTCGGGAGTTGCGCTGGCCGGAAGGACGCCAATGGCCGTTTTGTGGTTCCAAACGAGTAATCAAAAGGGGATTCGATAAAAAAGAACCTGCTAGGCAGCGTTATGAATGTAAAAAATGTAGTAAACGCTTCGATGACCTGACGGGAACCATTTTCGCGGGACATCATCAACCCCTTAAAGTACGGATATTGTGTCTCTATTTTATGGGGCTGAACTTGTCCAACAAGCAGATTGCCAAAGAACTGGACCTGGACCGCACCGATGTTCAAAAGATGACCACCCAACTTCGTGAAGGCGTGGTAAAAAAAGCCACCCGTAACCCTTGA
- a CDS encoding ISNCY family transposase (programmed frameshift): MTFGQTPIDQIKIDMRARDEIPKLLLGLQHIFCHKTLRQKVFEILETIVPEHVNSKNGRPGMDLWKILVMGTIRLNCNWDYDKLQEIVNNHKTIRQMLGHGLMDDDDMYALQTLKDNVQLLTPEILDEINTLIVKEGHKLLVKKKTRLLMGRCDSFVVETDVHYPTDINLLFDAIRKTIQSAAVICQSLGMSMWRQSEYNIRTFKKLFRQAQRLKHSTSKDEQKKTKRAQLIVEAHRSYIEAAEQFIQKANLTVETIGSSNPICVAQIKKLIEYIDHAILQVDLIQRRVIQGEKIPHAEKVFSIFEPHTEWISKGKAGVPQELGLRVCIVEDKYGLTLHHQVMEKETDDKVTVPIINTVQNKFNNLRGCSFDKGFYSPANKKELKGMLDILVLPKKGKRNKTELEEETADVFIQHRRKHSAVESAINGLENHGLDRCPDSGILGFKRYVSLSVLARNLQIIGHYIQQKELKKLQRTDRRKAA, encoded by the exons ATGACATTCGGGCAGACTCCCATCGACCAGATCAAAATTGACATGAGAGCCAGAGATGAAATTCCCAAGCTCCTTTTAGGGCTCCAGCACATTTTTTGCCATAAAACGCTTCGTCAGAAAGTTTTCGAAATTCTCGAAACCATAGTCCCAGAGCATGTTAATTCAAAAAATGGGCGACCCGGAATGGATCTATGGAAAATTCTTGTGATGGGAACAATTCGGCTCAACTGCAACTGGGATTATGATAAACTTCAAGAAATCGTCAATAATCACAAGACAATAAGACAGATGCTTGGTCACGGGTTGATGGACGATGATGACATGTATGCGCTCCAAACCTTGAAGGACAATGTTCAGCTTTTAACCCCTGAGATTCTTGATGAAATCAATACGTTGATTGTCAAAGAAGGACACAAGCTACTGGTAAAAAAAAAGACCAGGT TATTAATGGGAAGGTGTGACTCTTTTGTTGTTGAAACCGATGTTCACTATCCCACAGACATTAATCTGCTTTTTGATGCTATCAGGAAAACGATTCAGAGTGCCGCAGTTATATGCCAGAGCCTGGGAATGAGTATGTGGAGACAATCAGAATATAATATCAGGACATTTAAAAAACTGTTTCGCCAAGCTCAGCGATTAAAACATTCCACTTCAAAAGATGAACAGAAAAAGACCAAAAGGGCTCAACTGATTGTTGAAGCCCACAGATCATATATCGAAGCTGCTGAACAATTCATTCAAAAGGCGAATTTGACCGTTGAAACCATTGGCTCATCTAATCCGATATGCGTAGCGCAGATAAAAAAACTGATAGAATATATCGACCATGCAATCCTACAAGTGGATCTGATTCAGCGGCGTGTTATTCAGGGTGAAAAGATACCACATGCCGAAAAGGTCTTTTCTATATTTGAACCCCATACGGAATGGATTTCAAAGGGGAAGGCCGGTGTCCCCCAGGAATTGGGTCTGCGGGTTTGCATTGTAGAGGATAAATATGGCCTCACACTGCACCATCAAGTGATGGAGAAAGAAACCGATGATAAGGTAACCGTTCCCATTATTAATACGGTTCAAAATAAATTTAACAACCTCAGGGGATGCAGCTTTGATAAAGGCTTTTATAGTCCCGCTAATAAAAAGGAGCTGAAAGGGATGTTGGATATTTTGGTGCTCCCTAAAAAGGGAAAACGGAACAAAACTGAACTGGAAGAGGAAACAGCAGATGTTTTCATCCAGCACCGAAGAAAACACTCTGCAGTGGAATCAGCAATCAATGGTCTGGAAAACCATGGTTTAGACCGGTGTCCGGATAGTGGTATCCTTGGATTTAAACGATATGTCAGTCTTTCGGTTTTGGCAAGGAACCTCCAGATCATCGGGCACTATATACAACAAAAGGAATTGAAAAAGCTTCAACGGACAGATCGGCGAAAAGCCGCTTAA
- a CDS encoding radical SAM protein has translation MATFHPAYIETKKKGLLRDKISQARQLLNSCEICPRSCKVDRFSGELGECSTGDEAVVSSFNPHFGEEPPLVGAFGSGTIFFSHCNLKCNFCQNYEISHEGSGEECGLGQLAGMMLILQNNGCHNINFVTPTHVVPQILSALDMAIDGGLRIPLVYNSSGYDNVETLKLLEGIIDIYMPDFKFWDPAVAEQTCNAPDYPEVAQKAVVEMHRQVGDLQVDDNGIATRGLLLRHLVMPSGMAGTSEVMSFIANHISKNTYVNVMDQYRPCGKAHEVKGLEDPVSETEFNKAVQEAKDAGISRFAAL, from the coding sequence ATGGCAACTTTCCACCCCGCCTATATTGAAACCAAAAAGAAAGGATTGCTCCGGGATAAAATCAGTCAAGCACGACAGCTGTTAAATTCCTGTGAGATTTGTCCTAGATCGTGTAAAGTCGACCGTTTTTCCGGGGAGTTGGGGGAGTGTTCCACCGGAGACGAAGCCGTTGTATCCAGTTTCAATCCCCATTTTGGAGAAGAACCCCCATTGGTCGGGGCATTTGGTTCCGGCACAATTTTTTTCTCCCACTGTAACCTGAAATGCAATTTCTGCCAGAATTACGAAATCAGTCACGAGGGAAGCGGAGAAGAGTGTGGACTCGGGCAGTTAGCCGGCATGATGTTGATCCTGCAGAATAACGGTTGCCACAACATTAATTTTGTGACCCCGACCCATGTGGTGCCGCAAATTTTGTCTGCCCTGGATATGGCCATTGACGGGGGATTAAGGATTCCATTGGTCTACAATTCCAGTGGATACGACAATGTGGAGACCTTAAAACTGCTTGAGGGGATCATCGATATTTATATGCCGGATTTTAAATTCTGGGACCCGGCTGTTGCCGAACAAACCTGTAATGCGCCGGATTATCCCGAAGTGGCCCAAAAAGCGGTTGTCGAAATGCATCGGCAGGTGGGTGATCTGCAAGTTGATGACAACGGTATTGCGACCCGGGGATTGCTGCTCAGGCACTTGGTTATGCCTTCCGGGATGGCCGGGACCTCAGAGGTAATGTCATTTATTGCCAACCATATCTCAAAAAACACCTATGTTAACGTCATGGATCAATATCGGCCCTGTGGAAAAGCCCACGAAGTGAAAGGATTGGAAGATCCCGTCTCTGAGACCGAATTTAACAAAGCTGTCCAAGAAGCAAAAGATGCGGGGATCAGCCGATTTGCAGCGTTGTAG
- a CDS encoding amidohydrolase family protein, producing the protein MSLVTLYKGHFIDTPTPGKFRVREDAVAIVEAGKLLSLEKEVPARLSSLPVKDMGAGVVIPSFIDLHVHAPQHMQMGAGLDLGLIDWLEHHTFPGESRFADEAYARKLYPLFAAELLRQGSLRSVVYGTVHLESTLLLAQAIEGVGLFAFVGKVNMDRNAPDDLKETTEDSFKGSEVFCQRLAGQDRVRPIVTPRFAPSCSEKLMEDLGQLSERSNLPVQSHLSETLSEAQWVSELFPESRSYTHVYNDCGLLGPDSLMAHAIYLSDEEVDLIVERETTLVHCPSANVNLSSGIMPLGRYLDRGVKLGLGSDVGAGHTLAMYRAVVQAVQVSKLLRILRPQENHRAVSLSEAFYLATMGNGGFFTRQGWGPCGAFEPGMSFDALYIDMGLPEAAEISVLTQLARFLYAGDDRHIKSRILAGREL; encoded by the coding sequence GTGAGTTTGGTAACATTATACAAAGGACATTTTATCGATACGCCCACACCGGGCAAATTCAGGGTGAGAGAAGATGCCGTGGCAATCGTTGAGGCCGGCAAGCTCCTTTCCCTTGAAAAAGAGGTGCCGGCCCGGTTATCTTCGCTTCCTGTCAAGGATATGGGAGCGGGGGTGGTTATCCCCTCTTTTATTGATCTGCATGTCCATGCGCCCCAGCATATGCAGATGGGCGCAGGGCTGGATTTGGGATTGATTGATTGGCTGGAACATCATACCTTTCCCGGAGAGTCTCGATTTGCCGATGAAGCGTATGCCCGAAAGCTTTATCCTTTGTTTGCCGCTGAACTGCTACGGCAGGGCAGTCTCCGGTCTGTGGTTTATGGTACGGTTCATCTGGAATCGACCCTGCTTCTGGCGCAGGCTATAGAAGGGGTTGGACTGTTCGCCTTTGTGGGCAAGGTTAACATGGACCGGAATGCGCCTGATGATCTTAAGGAGACAACCGAAGACTCATTTAAAGGCAGTGAAGTGTTCTGTCAAAGATTGGCTGGTCAAGATCGGGTCAGGCCCATCGTGACCCCCCGTTTTGCCCCGAGTTGTTCGGAAAAACTTATGGAAGACTTGGGGCAGCTCTCTGAACGGTCGAATCTACCGGTACAGTCCCATCTTTCCGAAACCCTTTCCGAAGCCCAATGGGTCTCTGAGCTTTTTCCCGAAAGCCGCAGCTATACCCATGTCTATAATGACTGTGGACTTCTGGGGCCGGATAGTTTGATGGCCCACGCCATCTATTTAAGTGACGAAGAAGTTGATCTGATCGTGGAACGGGAAACGACATTGGTTCATTGCCCCAGCGCCAACGTTAATTTAAGCAGCGGCATCATGCCCCTGGGACGTTATTTGGACCGGGGTGTCAAACTGGGGCTGGGCTCTGATGTGGGCGCCGGCCACACCCTTGCCATGTACCGGGCGGTTGTTCAAGCGGTACAGGTTAGCAAGCTGCTTCGGATTTTGCGGCCCCAAGAGAATCATAGAGCAGTATCCCTTTCCGAAGCCTTTTATTTGGCGACCATGGGAAATGGTGGGTTTTTTACCCGCCAGGGCTGGGGACCTTGCGGGGCCTTTGAACCGGGCATGAGTTTTGATGCCCTTTACATTGATATGGGACTGCCCGAAGCCGCGGAGATTTCAGTCCTTACGCAATTGGCGCGGTTTCTCTACGCCGGGGACGACAGACACATTAAATCACGAATTTTAGCAGGCCGGGAATTATGA
- a CDS encoding GMP synthase — MSRFKHSLARIAVWNLAGYNKFNPAKGIGPKTKRAGRQAEGLALLDAELVTLVEVSPLSHIDRLATLIEAEYGVSYQNTIIPQPNGNIHIGFLHKEGVEVSKLKLIPGSEGDYGNGRQAVQADIKIGKFKAILIGVHLKSGRDRDEQQLRDSQCKMIGRHIAQIRQTPGLKRRTILLMGDFNMIPGQDVSNFHHLGGDDIMDFVSCWDLQDRYSHILEKGRANLLDGFAISRTYSTDYVRGSLRLFPMHWTMGIGREAFKKEVSDHLPFVACFRIF; from the coding sequence ATGAGCCGATTTAAGCATAGTCTTGCCCGCATCGCTGTTTGGAATCTAGCGGGCTACAATAAGTTCAATCCTGCCAAAGGCATTGGTCCCAAAACAAAGCGCGCCGGACGGCAGGCAGAAGGCCTGGCATTGTTGGACGCAGAATTGGTCACGCTTGTTGAGGTCAGTCCGCTCAGCCATATTGATCGCCTGGCCACGCTCATTGAGGCTGAATACGGTGTTTCATATCAAAACACCATTATACCCCAGCCCAACGGTAATATTCATATCGGTTTTCTGCATAAAGAGGGGGTTGAGGTGAGTAAGCTTAAACTCATTCCCGGCTCTGAAGGCGATTATGGGAATGGCCGGCAGGCGGTACAGGCAGATATTAAAATTGGAAAGTTCAAAGCGATACTGATCGGCGTGCATCTGAAATCGGGGCGGGACCGTGACGAGCAGCAACTGCGTGACAGTCAGTGTAAAATGATTGGCCGGCATATTGCTCAAATTCGGCAGACGCCTGGGCTGAAGCGGCGCACAATTTTACTGATGGGCGACTTCAATATGATTCCCGGGCAGGATGTCAGTAATTTCCATCATCTGGGCGGCGACGATATCATGGATTTTGTCTCATGCTGGGATCTGCAAGACCGGTACTCACATATTCTCGAAAAAGGTCGGGCAAACCTTTTGGACGGATTTGCCATCTCGCGCACCTACTCTACCGACTATGTGCGCGGCAGCCTGCGGCTGTTCCCCATGCATTGGACCATGGGCATTGGGCGGGAGGCGTTTAAAAAAGAGGTTTCCGATCATTTACCATTTGTTGCCTGTTTCAGGATTTTTTAA